Proteins encoded in a region of the Thermoproteota archaeon genome:
- a CDS encoding ferredoxin, with protein sequence MAKYKIVHDRESCIADGVCASLCPDNWVIEDDGLASPIKTELDDLGCNMEAAQACPVNIIHIYEIKEDGTEVQLI encoded by the coding sequence ATGGCTAAGTACAAGATAGTCCATGATAGGGAGTCCTGCATAGCCGATGGAGTTTGTGCCTCTCTTTGCCCAGACAACTGGGTGATCGAGGACGATGGGCTAGCTAGCCCGATAAAGACCGAGCTTGACGACCTCGGTTGCAACATGGAGGCAGCTCAGGCTTGCCCCGTCAATATAATACACATATATGAGATCAAGGAGGACGGAACCGAGGTCCAGCTCATCTGA
- a CDS encoding metal-dependent transcriptional regulator produces the protein MTHRKGEEITPGLQEYLTAIYRLKRKGKKVVRVKELAEEMGVRLSSVTDAAKRLSGLGLISYEKYGYIDLTPEGERIASSTLNREEVFYKFLREILSMEEKKAREEACWVEHGVGDETILRISMLMSFLEECVNDFKERFEKFLESRSC, from the coding sequence ATGACCCATCGGAAGGGGGAAGAGATAACTCCCGGGCTCCAAGAGTACCTGACCGCTATTTACAGACTCAAGAGGAAGGGAAAGAAGGTTGTGAGAGTGAAGGAATTAGCTGAGGAGATGGGTGTCAGGCTATCGAGCGTCACTGATGCTGCGAAGAGGCTTTCCGGTCTGGGATTGATCAGTTACGAGAAGTACGGGTACATAGACCTCACCCCGGAGGGCGAGAGGATAGCCTCCTCCACGCTCAACAGGGAGGAGGTGTTTTACAAGTTTTTAAGGGAGATCTTGAGCATGGAAGAGAAGAAAGCTAGGGAGGAAGCCTGCTGGGTTGAACACGGCGTTGGTGATGAGACAATCCTCCGCATTTCGATGCTGATGTCCTTCCTCGAGGAATGCGTAAATGATTTTAAGGAAAGATTCGAGAAATTTTTGGAGAGTAGGTCATGCTAA